TTCATACCCTTGTGTCTCTTGTACATGCAGGTTTTGACTGACTTTGGTTTTCATGACAATGGAATTTTTCCTGCCCAGGATGGAAAGTAAGAACCTCTTCCTAAGCCTACTGCTCTGCTACAGTGTGCTCAGAGCTGCCCATTCTCATATGGTAATTGAAGAGAAGACAGAATGCAACCTGTCAAGGAGCAACAAAATGAATCTCCAAGATCTCCCACCCATCTCCATAGTAGGTTAGTAAAATCTGCCATTCGGTGCCAAATTAACAagatttgcagaaaataaaattgttgatTAATATGGATTATTTTGATAGCTTACTGCAACATTTCAATTTCATACAAATGCCTTAGTAGTATGCAGAACTGCATTGGCAATGCAGCCACAGCTTCCAAGAATGGCAATGTGGCAAACCACAgtttagagtaaaaaaaaaaaaaaaaaaagacaacttatTTTAGTTTTACAGACTTCACTTCTGGTCCTATCATACTGTACGTCTTTTTATATTGAAGAGAAGTGTTTTTCTGGTAATATGGGTGTTAATCTTCCTTTGAAAGTCTAGTGCAATTAGAAAAAGTGAACATAATGCTTAACTCTTCTCCACAAAATTTTTTCCAGGTGTCTGCCTTAACTCTTTCAATGTAATTTAAgccaacttttttctttcaagaaaccTACAGGTATTTGGGGATAATTAGCTGCAGAACGTAATTCATAACCATGTcaaaattttaataattcaaaaaataaaacttctctTGTTTAGCTCCTTTCTACAGACTTTTAGGACTTTTGCTTAGAGCAGGTTTGTTTCTTACtttgtttcctgtattttctctgtACTCTTGCTCAGGACAATGTTTCTTTAAGGAGAAACAGTTGCCCCACACATGCATTTCCAATGAAATCTGAACCTCTGAATCCTGAGTTGACTCAAGATTGTTTAACTGCAAGTTTATTAAACCTTGTGCTCTTCTGCAGCCTCCCAAGCTGTATGATTTCATGGTCCTTGTGAGCCTAGATGCCTGCAGTCTCACACTTCCAATAATGTTTTTATTCCAATTAAAATCAGAGGTATAAAATACATTCCCTTCAGCTGATTTCTCTATCTTCTCACAAAAACGTGCCCGTGCCTTAAACATAGAAGATAGGCTATGTCATGCCATATTGCTTTGCTGACAGACATCCAAGACAGCAAAAATCTCCTAACGCTGCCAGGTCCTTTTGCTTTGGATGGTTCTGCAATGCCTCACAAAcacccttcctccctccctgccccgtTTGGTCGTCTGCAACAGACAGAGCATCCCTGGATCCTCACCACTCCGTGGTGAAGCCCGGCTGCTTTCCCATTTTATAGCCAACAGAGAGATGAAGCAATTAGCCAAggtaagaaaagaaatccacagCAGACTAAGGGGCTGAATCTAACCAAACAGCATAACCTCCAGCCAGCCCACCTCTCGTTCTTCTCCTACACACATACAAACAGAATGAACACTTGACACTGAAACCACAAGAATAATTCAGAAGAGCAGATCTTGACATAATACTCACCTCTTCTGTAGTCCGCTTGTCTCAGCTGACTGTtccaaaagggaaaatacagaTGCAAAACCCACACAGTTGGCCAGGGCTGCACTCATTTTCTTGGGGCACGAGGCATTTCCCGAGGTATCCCGAGGCCTCTCTGCAACCCGCTTGTTCGAAGGTGAGAGGCCAGTCTGATCCTCCGCTATGCCACAcctaaagaaaattaaaaaaataccaagtgAGTAATAAAACTGAGACAAAtcattcctctttttctctttcaatagAATCTGACCTAAGTTTTGAAATAGTTTATTTTGGAGCTGAAACGGCACATGCTCAAACCtttctgggttttatttcagataaCGAGTAGCCACATTACCTCTATCACTTATTAACTAAAATAATTGAATTATAACTTGATAAACTAAATAATTGAAAGCATGCATTAATGCATGGCGTATGAAGAGCATTTGAAAGTCCCTAGCCATGACCTTTCAAATGGGCAGAGAAAAGGTGCAGGAGAAAGGACACGCACTGGTTTGGGGGTTCAGGTTACTGGACCAGGGCACCTTCCAGCCCTGCCGGTACCTCCCACTGAGAGCAGGAGGATGACAGCAGATCTCAccattttcactgaagtgagCTGGGAATAACGTCGCCTGCCTCACTCCAGCGTATTGTGAGACATCACTGGAGGCCCATCCTTTTCCCCTGATTTTTGCCGGGCTCTGTGCATTACGCAGAAGCCGCATGAAGCAATGGAGCCGTGCCCTTCACGGCACTGGCTGCTGAAACGAGGGGAAGAGTTGCTAGAGGGAGAGAAACTGCCTTGGAGACAGTCCTGCAGAGGGTGGAAACAGGTCCAAATGGGAGAAACTAAAGCGAAGAGGGgaaagcagctgggaaaaggAGCCAGAGAGAAGCGGGAAGGGCAGGCGCAGCGACGGCTCCTCCAGCGCTGATGCTGCTcgctctgcctgcagccccagcaaaACCCCTGCAACACTCAGGGGGGAGGAAGAAGCCGCACGTGGTAATATTTATTATAACAACAGTGTCATGGCAAAAGGCTGACAGGCTGGTCTTCCCCATCACCACCACAGAAACAATTTAGACCAAATATTGAGAGAGTGTTTAAATAACCACAGCCTCCTCCCCCCTCCTGATACTGTCAATTTCTTTACGATTTATCAGTTATAATTTGCCATGCTGATATACATAATCTATTTTTGTATAagctaacagaaaaatttaTTGTCAGCTTGACTTAAACATTTTGGATAGAGCTTCCTATCTCAGCGACGTTTTCTTATACCAAATCCTGTTCCTTCTGGTTGGCCACACAGAACAGAGATGAAGGCACTCATGGTACACCTcagtttttaaatgttgctgTAGTGGTACTCGAGTAATAAAACTTGTGCAATCGGCTGTTTACACACCTGTCAATCAATCACAGTGCTCATGGTACCAAAAGATGAAATGTCTGGCTCAAATTCAATAAAACCCGAGGCTGGAGTTGAATCACATCTTAAAAGGTAAGCAGAGGATTTGCTAGCATCAACTGGTAAAACACACAATTATCTAATTAATGCGTGCGTTTTACAGCACTTCAAATCTCAGTTGTATCAACAGGGTTAGAGGTGTGTGTTACCAACATTTTCCCAAGCCTGTATTACATTTTCCCACGTTGTCACAGATGAGGTTTGCAAGGAGCTGGTCAGTTGGGCAGCTGTTGAAAACACGGTGGGTAGAGCATGAGGAGTATGAGATTAGAGGCCGGTTGGGAAAAGCAGGTGTTTTACCCAACCCAGAGGAACTATAGAAGAGACAATTACAGCACTCACCTGTCAAAAAAAGCATCTCTACATTTCCCTCTTGTCTGCCCATAGGGCATCATTTTATTCTTTACTGAATTCCCTGGAATAATTAAAGCGCATTTACAGCACACCAATGTTTAAATCTGTGTTTAATGATGTCATATACCCTTTACCTGAATGTTATTGAAACAATTTTATAGGCAAGGCAATCCAGACAATCCCATACAACTGTACTATAGAAAGTTAAATTAATGTAGAATTAAATGGCTTACAAGCATCTTGGTTACCGTCAGAAGGTTTCAAAGGGCAGCATAACAAAGCCAACATAATCTGCCAGCTGGATTTGGAGCTAAACCGCTAATCCTAGTTAGTGCAATGCCTTTTTTAAGATGTGCTCTTATTAAGTGACAATAACTTTACATGCTTGAAGTATAGTTTTTCCTCCCACTGTTTCTTAGAGATGTATAACCCTAACTATAATGATGCAAGGATAATAAATGAAACGCCCCAAATCAGCCCAAAATATGTATTCTTCATTCTGTAAATCCTGGCAATTATTAAATATTCAAAAAGATATGGATAGCAAATACTGGAATAGACAAGGACCCACCATTCATCCGTGGGCATATGTAAATTTTTTATCCCAATCTTTCATCACATACAGGTAGTGCTTATTACAAACCTCACAGACACAGAATAAAGGTATCAAAAATACCGTAACAGATTAGTGAGCTGGGAAGTGTCTCACGCTTTAACAGTCTTCCTGTGTTAGATCCCAAACAAGTCTTAGGCATGGACTCTCTATATAGTAATAAATAGCATTAGAGCTGATATGATAATAATGATAACAACAACTGCAGTAAATACTATTAGCCCTCAGGAGATAATATAGGGACGTTCACAAATATGAGTGATttgatataaagaaaaaaaaaagttacatcaGGCATAGTCTGACCCCCCCAGCTAAATTTACCAGATCCAAGATTCAACTCTACAAATATTCGCAAACCTTTTGAAGCTAGAGGCACATTAATGGAACATCTTTGCAAGTAAGGTTTTGTAAAACAAGATGGTAGgtgaaaaaggaacaaaactgaaGAATGAAAGGTAGCATCATACAGATGAAGAGGTTTTGCTTGTGAAAACCAGCGTACACTTGTTAATTCCTGCCAGAATTATGCAGGTCACACCAccttttaagagaaaaaatggaattctaaatatttttcctatttttattcaTGGGACTAATGTGCATAAGTACCCCCATCTTTTACACAGAGAcctttagttttatttctctgaaattattttccttgtttgcaTCTGACCAAACAATGTGTAAAAAAGCCCTCCTAAAATACAAACATCGGTACTCTCCTGCTTCCCACAAGCAGCGGTGACGGCACGAGTTCAGACACGCTATGTGTGAGAACAGCTCCTAGAGACGAACGTCTTCGCTGCAAAAGTTGCAGTGATGAGGTGGCAATGCAGGTTATCTGCCTTCTCTTGCACAAAAATAGTATTAAGCATctcaattaaataaaatgtgctATAAAATTGATTTAATATTATGTTGTGCTCTTCTCTTTGAAGATTTAACTAAAAGATCCCAGAAAGTCAGCAGGAAAGAGGCAGAGAACAAGAAATCTTCCAAGGTAGGTGGCTGTTCGGAAAACATTGTTGAATTAGAACGGTTTATTACTTCTATAGTTTTCCTCAGTGTATTCATTGCAAGGCTTTTACAGTCATTCCCCgatttaaataatttacataCAGTTTGAAGCTctaaatactgtaaaaacagatgcaaaatatTAATGGTGGAAAGAAAACTCTGATCTTAGATCAGTTAGAAGttattgtttgggtttggggggtcttactggttttgaatttgcttttgttttttacagtTCTCTCTTACACAAAAGGTACTTTAACCTTGAGCTGGTTTAAgtatttgtaaaattatttaggCATCCGCCATAAAGAGGTATCATTCCCAGTCACACCCTGTGGGTTAACTGTACAGGCTCTGCAGCCCGGGGGCACAAACTCACTATCTGCTGATTTTTAACTGTAGGAGCCAAAAAATTGAAGTAGAGGCATACGAAGAAGCTCATATTTGGTTGAAAATGTTAACTAGTAATTTTATCAGATCAGTAGATTCAGATTGATAGATTTCCTTAATGTCACGTTACCCGTAGGTCTTGAATGTGAAGTATCGCATGGGCTGGActcctgtattttaaagattGCCTAGAAGAGTGGAAAATAGCacttttactttacttttaaTATGTCATGATAGCCATTTATAGCCAAAGCAGTCATTGCTGCAACCAGAAACATTTAGAgctccttcttttcctttctaattaaTGTCTCGTGTGGTTAACCTTCCTTGAAACACTTCCTAAATTCACAGAATGACCCAGGTGGAAAGGGGCCTCAGGACATCATTTAGTTCCACCTTCAGCTCAAAGCAGGACATTCTTGCAATCAAACTTTGTCAAAGTATTTTGGCTTAAAAGCTCCTAAGGCACTTAGAGACCACAGAACATTTTACCTTAAAATTGAAACTCCTGAGAAAGTACCACGTTAAAAAAGTGCATAGGGCGCCTGGAGCTGGAGGGCTCCAGAGAACTCTCCCAGGTCCCAGGCACATGCTCATCAACCCAAAGTTCtccacctttccaaagcacagacagagaagcagcactCCTTGGGTAGGCTGAGAGATCTTTTTCAGCTCACTTACCTGTATTTGCCGTTAAGAATTTCCACGCACAAATCTGATGCACGAAGTATTACCGAGCTCCAAAGGCAGCTTGACAAACCAACCATGAGAGGTAGAGCATTGCCAAGTCACCTCCCCTCTCTCTCAGCCTCACAACTCAGGAAACAAAGTGAGTATCAGCCCCACACACTGACAGGGAGGTTTCgctctttcatttgaaaagttTGGGGATCCAAGAGTAATTCCTCACTTTGCTTTACTGATAACGTCATTGTCTTTGCAGATTCTTGCATCCCTTTCTTTGCCGCTGCCACATTGTTCCCTACAGGGCATTTTCCAACGCTCTATCCAGTCATGTTTCTAATGGCTCAAAATATGGGACTCATGAGGTTTACCATTTTGCGCGGTAGGTTGGTCTCAAGCCAGCATTTCCTGTGATCCAGTCCCACCACATCTCTATATTGCTACGAATATAGGTCTCACTGCTAGCAATCGCCTACTCATCTCAAGCCAGAAGCTCCCGCGGTTCACTTTCTTTGCACCTATGCTTTATTCTGACCCATACTCATTTTACGTTTATAtgaattttcatgtttttttcttctagaaaaacGCTGAACCAAAGACATCTCCAAAACCAAGGCCCACACCAGCTGCTGACTGTGTGCCAAACTTCAAAACCTGCAAACCACACTTGAATTCATGTTGTAACTACTGTGCTTTGTGCAAATGCCGAATTTTTCAGACCATCTGCCAATGTCTAATGTTAAACCCAAAGTGCTAAGCCAAGCTGGGAACACAATAAGGCTTCTGTCTTTCATTAGCTTCTCAAGTGTATATTTCAAACCGCCCCATGTGTACAGCAATCAAAGCAGAGAGCTATGAAGCTGGCAGATTGGATTTGCCcctcttaaaattaaatgaacaatggttttttttcatggggTTAATGCTATCATAAACAGGATGTTTTTTCAGGGAGCAGACAACCAGAGAGATTGACACTGAAGAGGTATCATCCCCAGCGGAGCATTAGTACATCCACCTCCAGGGTTCTTAGTCATTCTACCAGTAATCA
The sequence above is a segment of the Gavia stellata isolate bGavSte3 chromosome 20, bGavSte3.hap2, whole genome shotgun sequence genome. Coding sequences within it:
- the ASIP gene encoding agouti-signaling protein; the protein is MTMEFFLPRMESKNLFLSLLLCYSVLRAAHSHMVIEEKTECNLSRSNKMNLQDLPPISIVDLTKRSQKVSRKEAENKKSSKKNAEPKTSPKPRPTPAADCVPNFKTCKPHLNSCCNYCALCKCRIFQTICQCLMLNPKC